In Granulicella mallensis MP5ACTX8, the sequence TCGATGGGCACGGTATTTCTTCTGAACTCGGTGGCCCTGCTGCTATTCCCGGCAGTGGGCTGGGCGCTGCACCTGAGCCAGAACCAGTTCGGCCTGTGGGCGGCATTGGCCATCCACGACACGAGTTCCGTGGTGGGAGCTGCGGCGAAGTACGGTGACCAGGCGTTGGCTATCGGAACAACTGTGAAGCTGGCACGGGCGCTGTGGATTGTGCCGGTGTCGTTGATTACGGCAACGTTCATTGCGCGGGGTAGCACACGGAGTTCCGACGCGGGACCGAGGGCCGGGGTAAAGATTCCATGGTTCATCGTGATGTTCTGCGCCGCTGCTGCGTTCAGCACCTACCTCCCAGCTTTGCGCCCCATGTTCGGTGCGCTCAACCATCTGGGCAAGGTGGGATTGACCGCGACGCTGTTCCTGATTGGAACGAGCCTGTCGAAGAAGACGCTGAAGCAGGTGGGCGTCAGGCCCCTGGTGCAGGGAGTCGTGCTTTGGGTGATTGTGGCCGGAGCATCGCTGGCTGCGATCTACTTTAGGGTGATCTCGATCTAGAAGTGTCTAAAGCTGAGGATTGCTGAAAATTGGGATGGCAGTTTTGAAGGGTACGGCCTTCAGGCCGTACGTAAATCCCTGGAGAAGGATGCGGCTTTAGCCGCGGAGGGAATGTGGCCGGGCGGAGATTCCCTCCGTGGCTAAAGCCACCCGAGCAACAAAGCATAAACGGCGGGACTGAAGTCCCCCCTTCAAAGCAAAGTCTAGCCTTCGGATTTATGGCTTGGCCTTCCGGTAGGGCGAGGCGCCAGGTCCTCAGCGCGTTCCAGGACGAAGCGATGGAACGCGCGGGTAACGCCGGTAGGTTCCGGGCCGCTGGGTGTGACGAGAGAGAACATGCGTGCGAGTTGCAGACCGCGAATATGCGCAACCCGCAGCGTTCCGAGCGCGAGCTGCGCACGTACCGCCCAGCGCGAGACGAACGCGATGCCCAGGCCCGCTTCCACGGCGCTGAGCAGCCCCTCTGTGGAGTCGAAGGTCATGCGAATATGCAGGTCGCGAAGGCGCAGGCCGGCGCGTTCGAAGGCCTGCTCGACGATGCGGCGTGAGCCGGAACCGAGTTCGCGGGTCACGAGTGTAGCCTGCTGAAGCTGTGCAGGCTCGACCTCCTCGCCGGCCCACTCGTGAGTGGCGGGAACGACGCAGATCATGTGATCTTCCATGAAGGGCTCGATGCGGACGTCCTGACGCATGGCGGGGCCTTCGATCAGCGCAAGCTGGACGCGATGGCCGACGAGGGCTTCGAGCGCCGCCTGAGTATTGCCGCCGATGACGTCGATGTTGACCTTCGGGTTCTCGATCAGGAAGGCGGCGATGAGCCGTGGAAGCAGGTATTGGC encodes:
- a CDS encoding YeiH family protein; translation: MTTQTAVQAVPEKAVAFKTFNSKTVFFIGLLIAASGIVSPPVALVGGIAFGFSVDHPLRAEAGTLAKFLLQASVVALGFGMNVQQVLHAGRSGFLYTAVSITVALGLGLLLGKLLKVGGKASFLIAAGTAICGGSAIAALAPITEAGEEEISVSMGTVFLLNSVALLLFPAVGWALHLSQNQFGLWAALAIHDTSSVVGAAAKYGDQALAIGTTVKLARALWIVPVSLITATFIARGSTRSSDAGPRAGVKIPWFIVMFCAAAAFSTYLPALRPMFGALNHLGKVGLTATLFLIGTSLSKKTLKQVGVRPLVQGVVLWVIVAGASLAAIYFRVISI
- a CDS encoding LysR family transcriptional regulator, whose translation is MENFRLRVFRAVARHRNFRVAAEELLLTQPAITQQIKALETELDVALFDRAGGKITLTTAGTALLPYAERLADLSEEARQAVAATTSTNAGHLTLAASQTIGQYLLPRLIAAFLIENPKVNIDVIGGNTQAALEALVGHRVQLALIEGPAMRQDVRIEPFMEDHMICVVPATHEWAGEEVEPAQLQQATLVTRELGSGSRRIVEQAFERAGLRLRDLHIRMTFDSTEGLLSAVEAGLGIAFVSRWAVRAQLALGTLRVAHIRGLQLARMFSLVTPSGPEPTGVTRAFHRFVLERAEDLAPRPTGRPSHKSEG